Proteins encoded together in one Staphylococcus aureus window:
- the sufD gene encoding Fe-S cluster assembly protein SufD, which yields MTTDILNISEEQLVDYSKAHNEPSWMTELRKKALKLTETLEMPKPDKTKLRKWDFDSFKQHDVKGDVYQSLSQLPESVREIIDVDHSKNLVIQHNNTIAYTQVDDNASKDGVIVEGLADALMNHSDLVQKYFMKDAVTVDEHRITALHTALVNGGVFVYVPKNVVVEHPVQYVVLHDDENASFYNHVIIVTEESAEVTYVENYLSNASGEGNQLNIISEVIAGANSNITYGSVDYMDKGFTGHIIRRGITEADASINWALGLMNEGSQIIDNTTNLFGDRSTSSLKSVVVGTGEQKINLTSKIVQYGKETDGYILKHGVMKEHASSVFNGIGYIKHGGTKSIANQESRVLMLSEHARGDANPILLIDEDDVQAGHAASVGRVDPDQLYYLMSRGISQREAERLVIHGFLDPVVRELPIEDVKRQLREVIERKVSK from the coding sequence ATGACAACTGATATTTTGAACATTTCTGAAGAACAACTTGTTGATTATTCTAAAGCCCACAATGAACCTTCTTGGATGACAGAATTACGTAAAAAAGCTTTGAAATTAACAGAAACTTTAGAAATGCCAAAACCTGATAAAACAAAATTAAGAAAATGGGATTTTGATTCTTTTAAACAACACGATGTAAAAGGTGATGTTTATCAATCTTTATCACAATTACCTGAGTCAGTAAGAGAAATTATTGACGTAGATCATTCTAAAAACTTAGTAATTCAACATAATAATACGATTGCGTACACACAAGTTGATGATAATGCATCGAAAGATGGCGTTATCGTTGAAGGTTTAGCAGACGCTCTTATGAACCATAGTGATTTAGTACAAAAGTACTTTATGAAAGATGCAGTAACAGTAGATGAACATCGTATCACAGCGCTACACACGGCATTAGTTAATGGTGGCGTATTTGTTTATGTTCCTAAAAATGTAGTTGTAGAACATCCAGTACAATACGTTGTGTTGCACGACGACGAAAATGCAAGCTTTTATAACCATGTTATCATCGTTACTGAAGAAAGCGCCGAAGTCACATATGTTGAAAATTACTTATCAAATGCATCTGGTGAAGGAAATCAATTAAATATTATTTCTGAAGTGATTGCTGGTGCAAATTCAAATATCACATATGGCTCAGTGGACTATATGGATAAAGGCTTTACAGGTCATATCATTCGACGTGGTATTACTGAAGCGGATGCCTCAATTAATTGGGCACTAGGTTTAATGAATGAGGGTAGCCAAATTATTGATAATACAACAAATTTATTTGGTGATCGTTCAACAAGTTCACTTAAATCAGTAGTTGTAGGTACAGGCGAACAAAAAATTAATCTAACATCTAAAATCGTACAATATGGTAAAGAAACAGATGGTTATATCCTTAAACATGGTGTTATGAAAGAACATGCATCGTCTGTATTTAATGGTATCGGCTACATTAAGCATGGTGGAACTAAATCAATTGCTAATCAGGAATCACGTGTATTAATGTTATCTGAACATGCTCGTGGTGACGCGAATCCTATTTTATTAATTGATGAAGATGATGTACAAGCTGGTCATGCTGCATCAGTAGGTCGTGTTGATCCAGATCAACTTTACTATTTAATGAGTCGTGGTATTTCTCAAAGAGAAGCGGAACGTCTTGTTATACATGGTTTCTTAGATCCAGTAGTACGTGAATTACCTATCGAAGACGTTAAACGTCAATTGAGAGAAGTAATTGAACGCAAAGTTTCTAAATAA